A stretch of Lactuca sativa cultivar Salinas chromosome 6, Lsat_Salinas_v11, whole genome shotgun sequence DNA encodes these proteins:
- the LOC111879644 gene encoding uncharacterized protein LOC111879644: protein MTKYLNDFQFRVGVSGGAEAILHSANMVLGERHDDGSLSMLTMDLSNAFNLVDRSALLHEVRLSCPSISLWVEFLYGQATRLYLDNTHIWSTTGVQQGDPLGPLLFALVLHPLLHNISNNCKFLLHAWYLDDGTLIGDSEEVAKALDIITMIGPKLGLQLNIKKTELFWPSCDGRKLREGLFLTDIGRPHLGVKLLGGAVSRDASFISRLAIKRVENVVNLICLLPQLSDPQSELLQLRSCMGIAKLFFGLRTCQPVHMEEAAVFFDNGLRRAIEDIVVCGGPFFGDIQWRIASLPIRFGGLGLYWAVEATPYAFVASRAQTWVLQDHILRDNGIYGMDSDYDGALASLRNKLPDSDLSSFTTKDTAPIGLCYTKRLSGAACCPFAISLVVR, encoded by the exons ATGACCAAGTATCTCAATGATTTTCAGTTCAGGGTCGGGGTGTCGGGTGGTGCTGAGGCCATATTACATAGCGCCAATATGGTGTTGGGCGAGCGCCATGATGACGGATCTCTCTCCATGCTTACCATGGATTTATCTAATGCCTTTAACCTTGTCGACAGATCTGCATTGCTTCATGAGGTCAGATTGAGCTGTCCTTCTATATCCTTATGGGTAGAATTCCTCTATGGTCAAGCAACAAGGTTGTATCTAGACAACACGCATATTTGGTCCACTACTGGGGTTCAGCAAGGAGACCCCTTGGGACCACTTCTCTTTGCTCTTGTGTTACACCCGCTTTTGCATAATATTAGCAACAATTGCAAGTTTCTTCTCCATGCATGGTACCTTGATGATGGCACACTTATTGGAGATTCGGAGGAGGTGGCCAAAGCGTTGGACATCATTACGATGATTGGCCCAAAATTGGGCCTTCAActgaatatcaagaaaaccgaGCTCTTTTGGCCCTCGTGCGATGGTAGGAAGCTGCGTGAGGGGCTATTCCTGACTGACATCGGGAGGCCACATTTAGGGGTGAAACTTCTTGGGGGAGCTGTTAGTAGAGATGCTAGTTTCATTAGCAGATTAGCCATAAAGAGAGTCGAAAACGTTGTGAATTTGATATGCCTTCTTCCTCAATTGTCTGACCCTCAGAGTGAGCTCCTTCAGCTTCGGTCTTGTATGGGTATTGCTAAGCTTTTCTTTGGGTTAAGGACGTGTCAACCCGTTCACATGGAGGAGGCGGCAGTATTCTTTGACAATGGGTTGCGCAGGGCCATTGAGGACATTGTGGTATGTGGTGGCCCTTTCTTTGGTGACATACAATGGCGCATTGCTTCTTTACCCATCAGGTTTGGTGGTTTGGGTTTATACTGGGCAGTAGAGGCTACTCCATATGCTTTTGTTGCCTCAAGGGCCCAAACTTGGGTAttgcaagaccacatcttacgggaTAACGGCATATATGGtatggattctgattatgatGGTGCCTTGGCTTCTCTTCGTAACAAGCTTCCAGATTCTGACCTTAGCAGttttactactaaagacaccgcccct ATTGGGCTTTGCTatacaaaaaggcttagcggcgcagcttgttgcccgtttgctaTCTCACTTGTTGTACGAtga